The Delphinus delphis chromosome 2, mDelDel1.2, whole genome shotgun sequence genome contains a region encoding:
- the CBLN3 gene encoding cerebellin-3: MLGAKRHWPPGPSLSPWLTLALTLMALRTGWAQEGTEPVLLEGECLVVCEPSRAAAGGPGGAALGEAPPGRVAFAAVRSHHHEPAGEIGNGTSGAIYFDQVLVNEGGGFDRASGSFVAPVRGVYSFRFHVVKVYNRQTVQVSLMLNTWPVISAFANDPDVTREAATSSVLLPLDPGDRVSLRLRRGNLLGGWKYSSFSGFLIFPL; encoded by the exons ATGCTGGGAGCAAAGCGACACTGGCCACCAGGTCCCTCACTCAGCCCTTGGCTGACCTTGGCCCTGACACTTATGGCCCTGAGGACAGGGTGGGCCCAGGAGGGGACAGAGCCAGTCCTCCTGGAAGGTGAGTGCCTGGTGGTCTGTGAGCCCAGCCGAGCTGCGGCAGGGGGGCCAGGGGGAGCAGCCCTGGGAGAGGCACCCCCTGGAAGAGTGGCATTTGCTGCAGTCCGAAGCCACCACCACGAGCCAGCAGGAGAGATCGGCAATGGCACCAGTGGAGCCATATACTTCGACCAG GTCCTGGTGAACGAGGGCGGTGGCTTTGACCGGGCCTCAGGCTCCTTCGTGGCCCCCGTCCGGGGCGTCTACAGCTTCCGGTTCCATGTGGTGAAGGTGTACAACCGCCAGACTGTCCAG GTAAGCCTGATGCTGAACACATGGCCTGTCATCTCGGCCTTTGCCAACGACCCAGACGTGACCCGGGAGGCAGCCACCAGCTCTGTGCTACTGCCCCTGGACCCTGGGGACCGGGTATCTCTGCGCCTGCGTCGAGGGAACCTGCTGGGTGGCTGGAAATATTCAAGCTTCTCTGGCTTCCTCATTTTCCCACTCTGA